Proteins encoded together in one Impatiens glandulifera chromosome 1, dImpGla2.1, whole genome shotgun sequence window:
- the LOC124938476 gene encoding terpene synthase 10-like → MGSQLLFPLNLVQSSKLPQFWKLPVGPLRHRLSRQIKGFPSRMGCNIINCNKATTLDQPNDDRAVVRRWANYGPTIWEHEYIQSITNNHVGEDYEKKVAKLNEEVRMMMLKKIDIPLEKLELIDIVQRLGVSYHFEEEIKSCLDNIYSNTNWSTDAVDLNETALKFRLFREHGYNVSLEVFEKFKDQNGNFKESLCEDTKGLLSLYESSFHALEDEGTTLEEAENFATKHLKENLKKIKNPYLAKLVSHALELPLHWTMQRFEARWFIDAYGMRQDANNALLNFAKIDFNTVQAIHQEDLKHVSRWWDNLGLSKKLPFARDRLVECYLWSLAEVYDPQPQFQYYRRMATRVNQLVTCVDDIYDVYGTLDELELFNDAFIRWDVNHVDGLPDYMKLCFLGNVNSINELGYEALKEVGVHALPYLVKVWTDLCGCYMKEARWFHGGHVPSLEEYLDNGWMSVAIPMMAVHGYFLCGSTSHAITEKGLEAVKNYHDLIKWPSMIVRLTNDLGTSKNELERGDILKSVQIHVHETGLSQEEAQNHIKKLIRAAWRKINTARVAPDCPFGKIYVNITTNLARAGHFMYQHGDAHGHNTTGKNKDRVKLLLLDPISLSFD, encoded by the exons ATGGGTTCCCAACTTCTCTTTCCCTTAAACCTAGTTCAATCTTCTAAGCTTCCCCAGTTTTGGAAGTTACCGGTCGGACCTTTACGCCACCGGTTGTCACGACAAATAAAAGGTTTCCCGAGCCGAATGGGTTGCAACATAATCAACTGCAACAAGGCTACCACTTTAGACCAACCCAATGATGACCGAGCCGTGGTTAGGCGGTGGGCTAACTATGGTCCAACTATTTGGGAACATGAATACATACAATCGATTACCAATAATCATGTG gGAGAGGACTATGAGAAAAAAGTGGCAAAATTGAATGAAGAAGTGAGGATGATGATGCTAAAGAAGATAGATATTCCATTGGAGAAATTGGAGCTTATTGACATAGTGCAAAGACTTGGAGTGTCTTATCATTTTGAAGAAGAAATAAAGTCCTGTTTGGATAACATCTATAGTAACACAAATTGGTCTACTGATGCAGTTGACTTAAATGAGACAGCTCTCAAATTCAGGCTTTTCAGAGAGCATGGTTATAATGTTTCACTAG aagtttttgaaaaatttaaggACCAAAATGGGAATTTCAAGGAGTCATTATGTGAGGATACCAAGGGATTGTTGTCCTTGTACGAGTCCTCATTTCATGCACTAGAGGATGAGGGTACAACATTGGAAGAGGCAGAAAATTTTGCTActaaacatttaaaagaaaacttgaagaagataaaaaatCCATATCTTGCCAAGTTAGTGAGCCATGCTCTTGAGCTTCCCCTCCATTGGACCATGCAAAGATTCGAGGCGAGATGGTTCATAGACGCATATGGCATGCGACAAGATGCTAATAATGCCCTCCTCAATTTCGCTAAGATTGATTTCAACACGGTGCAAGCTATTCACCAAGAAGACCTTAAACATGTTTCGAG ATGGTGGGACAACTTAGGATTGAGTAAAAAACTACCATTTGCAAGGGATAGGCTAGTGGAATGTTACCTATGGTCCTTGGCTGAAGTGTATGATCCACAACCTCAGTTTCAATACTATAGAAGGATGGCCACAAGGGTCAACCAACTAGTCACATGTGTTGATGATATTTATGATGTCTACGGAACACTAGACGAGCTCGAGCTCTTTAACGACGCATTTATTAG gtGGGATGTCAATCATGTTGATGGATTGCCGGACTATATGAAGTTATGCTTTCTTGGCAATGTCAATTCTATCAATGAATTAGGCTATGAGGCTCTTAAGGAGGTTGGAGTCCACGCTCTTCCTTACCTCGTCAAAGTG TGGACAGATTTATGTGGGTGTTACATGAAGGAAGCGAGGTGGTTCCATGGGGGACATGTTCCTTCTCTTGAGGAGTACTTGGACAATGGATGGATGTCTGTTGCGATTCCTATGATGGCTGTTCATGGGTATTTCCTATGTGGTTCTACTTCTCATGCAATCACTGAGAAGGGGTTAGAAGCAGTTAAAAACTATCATGATCTCATCAAATGGCCTTCCATGATAGTTCGTCTTACCAATGATTTGGGAACATCGAAG AATGAATTGGAGCGTGGTGATATATTGAAATCAGTGCAAATTCATGTGCATGAAACCGGCCTCTCGCAAGAAGAAGCTCAAAATCATATTAAGAAACTAATTAGGGCAGCATGGAGGAAGATAAACACAGCTCGAGTCGCACCTGATTGCCCTTTCGGGAAGATTTATGTGAATATAACAACAAACCTTGCAAGGGCAGGTCATTTCATGTATCAACATGGAGATGCACACGGTCATAATACTACAGGAAAAAATAAAGACCGCGTTAAATTGCTCCTCCTCGACCCGATTTCGCTTTCCTTTGATTGA